Proteins co-encoded in one Papaver somniferum cultivar HN1 chromosome 5, ASM357369v1, whole genome shotgun sequence genomic window:
- the LOC113278995 gene encoding uncharacterized protein LOC113278995, whose protein sequence is MFNNAKEVEKIRHKEDKVDWSSYIWRKSLHPTIASNIWKLLQGVYVNDDMKRKQRYEMPSRCCICKSEQDFMEHTLWLCEFSVQVWNWLGNMFQFPRPYSFSEFFSAAKQHSPIIDEVWIISACTVIKELWFQRNRVFFEGGDVNIHGFKHRAMKIVQDHGVRIKGVRWNNDYENQILSHFKIDS, encoded by the coding sequence ATGTTTAATAATGCAAAGGAAGtggagaaaataagacacaaggaaGACAAGGTAGATTGGTCTTCTTATATATGGAGGAAATCTTTGCACCCAACTATTGCCAGCAACATTTGGAAGCTTCTACAAGGAGTTTATGTGAATGATgacatgaaaagaaaacaaagataTGAAATGCCTTCTAGATGTTGTATCTGCAAATCAGAGCAGGATTTTATGGAGCATACACTGTGGCTTTGTGAATTCAGTGTTCAGGTTTGGAATTGGCTTGGCAATATGTTTCAATTTCCCAGGCCATACTCTTTTTCAGAATTTTTTTCTGCAGCTAAACAGCACAGTCCTATCATTGATGAAGTATGGATAATCTCTGCTTGTACTGTCATTAAGGAGTTGTGGTTTCAAAGAAACAgagttttctttgaaggaggtgaTGTTAATATTCATGGTTTCAAGCACAGGGCTATGAAGATTGTTCAAGATCATGGTGTCAGAATAAAAGGGGTCAGGTGGAACAATGActatgaaaaccaaattcttaGTCACTTCAAAATTGATTCTTAA